A genomic region of Pseudomonas migulae contains the following coding sequences:
- a CDS encoding nitroreductase family protein — protein sequence MSQTRQSTHAIHPLFINRWSPRAFTGEPIDQGTLDSLFEAARWAPSANNSQPWRFIYARNDSAHWGSLLELLNENNRRWAAKASALIVLVSKTSHWRPGASEATHLRSHSLDAGAAWASLALQAEHAGWRSHAIGGFDRDKAREVLGVPEGYQVEIAIAIGRQAARETLSIELQAREQPTPRHPLPNVVAEGRFAFEAT from the coding sequence ATGTCCCAGACCCGACAGTCCACCCACGCGATTCATCCGCTGTTCATCAATCGCTGGTCGCCCCGTGCCTTCACCGGCGAGCCAATCGACCAAGGCACGCTCGACAGCCTGTTCGAGGCGGCGCGCTGGGCACCTTCGGCGAACAATTCGCAGCCCTGGCGCTTTATCTATGCGCGCAACGACTCCGCACATTGGGGCTCGTTGCTCGAGTTGCTCAACGAGAACAATCGGCGCTGGGCGGCCAAGGCCTCGGCGCTGATCGTGCTGGTGTCGAAAACCAGCCATTGGCGTCCCGGTGCGAGTGAAGCCACCCACCTGCGCAGCCATTCGCTGGACGCCGGTGCAGCCTGGGCCAGCCTGGCCCTGCAAGCCGAGCACGCCGGTTGGCGCAGCCATGCCATCGGCGGCTTTGATCGTGACAAGGCCCGCGAAGTGCTCGGTGTGCCGGAGGGTTATCAGGTGGAAATCGCCATCGCCATCGGCAGACAGGCCGCCCGGGAAACCCTGTCCATTGAACTGCAGGCACGGGAACAGCCAACCCCGCGCCATCCGCTGCCGAACGTCGTCGCCGAAGGACGTTTTGCTTTCGAAGCGACCTGA
- a CDS encoding class II aldolase/adducin family protein — MSAFETTNDIDLVAYIDQARADAVHAFETLRENGTLSASLTFHISHRIPGTDQLLGIRFPGGLARDQAPKVSVSAFSENPGSLINEPRLEADTVIHVHTAWLSAWSLAHKPFPILYVAAARHLLAREIPNHLERTRSPLEVIRERLDKHPELAPPPALLESNGGANFWGTGILKTAETILFVEEAARFQAIAEQLGGAQVYTPGALELQWKRTGLLEKSKAFTG, encoded by the coding sequence ATGTCCGCTTTCGAAACCACCAATGACATCGACCTGGTCGCCTACATCGATCAAGCCCGGGCCGATGCCGTCCACGCCTTTGAAACCCTGCGCGAGAACGGCACCCTGTCCGCCAGCCTGACCTTCCACATCTCCCACCGTATTCCCGGTACCGACCAGTTGCTGGGAATCCGTTTCCCCGGTGGCCTGGCGCGCGACCAGGCACCGAAAGTCAGCGTCTCGGCCTTCTCGGAAAACCCCGGTTCACTGATCAACGAACCGCGCCTGGAAGCCGACACCGTGATCCATGTGCACACCGCGTGGCTGTCCGCCTGGTCGCTGGCCCACAAGCCGTTCCCGATCCTTTATGTGGCCGCCGCACGACACCTGCTGGCACGGGAAATCCCCAACCATCTGGAGCGCACCCGCAGCCCGCTGGAAGTCATCCGCGAGCGTCTCGACAAGCACCCGGAACTGGCACCACCGCCGGCCCTGCTGGAATCCAATGGCGGTGCCAACTTCTGGGGCACGGGCATCCTGAAAACCGCCGAGACCATCCTCTTCGTCGAAGAGGCCGCGCGCTTCCAGGCGATTGCCGAGCAGCTCGGCGGCGCCCAGGTATACACCCCGGGCGCACTGGAACTGCAATGGAAACGCACCGGCCTGCTGGAGAAATCCAAAGCCTTCACCGGCTGA
- a CDS encoding ABC transporter ATP-binding protein — protein MSTPLLSLEHLTISLGNRRVVDDLNLQIQPGERLALVGESGSGKTVTALSILRLLAQARIQGSIRLEGQELLEKSETQIRQIRGRDVAMIFQEPMSALNPLFSIGEQIIETLQLHEGLTPREARERTIALLARTGIREPERRVDSYPHQLSGGQLQRAVIAMALACRPKLLIADEPTTALDMTVRARIVQLLLDLQDEELARGDGQGMAILLITHDLNLVRRFAQRVAVMEHGKLVESNETAALFANPQHPYTIKLLNSRPQRQIEAIANDAATLLQTSGLRVEYPKKRPGWRGWFGHERYIALEGAEVSLKAGETIGVVGESGSGKSTLAQAILSLIPVQGGELAFDGIPISQRTRQQKRALRARLQVVFQDPYGSLSPRQTVAQIVGEGLALHFPELNAAQRLQRIVEVLGEVGLPTSALTRYPHEFSGGQRQRIAIARALVLKPRVVVLDEPTSALDVSIQNQVLQLLVSLQKKHALSYVLISHDLAVVNALAHRLYVMKDGVIVESGDTASLIANPRHPYTQRLVQASL, from the coding sequence ATGAGCACGCCCTTGCTGAGCCTGGAACACCTGACGATCAGCCTCGGCAACCGCCGGGTGGTCGATGACCTCAACCTGCAGATCCAGCCCGGCGAACGCCTGGCGCTGGTCGGCGAATCCGGCTCGGGGAAAACCGTGACGGCGCTGTCGATCCTGCGCCTGCTCGCCCAGGCGCGGATTCAAGGCAGCATTCGCCTGGAAGGCCAGGAGTTGCTGGAAAAATCCGAAACGCAGATCCGGCAGATTCGCGGGCGCGACGTGGCGATGATTTTCCAGGAGCCGATGTCGGCGCTGAACCCCCTGTTCAGCATCGGTGAACAGATCATCGAGACCCTGCAACTGCACGAAGGCCTGACCCCGCGCGAGGCCCGGGAAAGAACCATCGCCCTGCTCGCCCGCACCGGCATTCGCGAGCCGGAACGACGGGTCGACAGCTATCCGCATCAGTTGTCCGGTGGCCAGTTGCAGCGGGCCGTGATCGCCATGGCGCTGGCCTGCCGGCCGAAACTGCTGATCGCCGACGAGCCGACCACCGCGCTGGACATGACTGTGCGTGCACGCATCGTGCAACTGCTGCTGGATCTGCAGGACGAAGAACTCGCCCGCGGCGATGGCCAGGGCATGGCGATTTTGCTGATCACCCACGACCTCAACCTGGTGCGGCGCTTTGCCCAGCGCGTGGCCGTGATGGAACACGGCAAGCTGGTGGAGAGCAACGAAACCGCTGCACTGTTCGCCAATCCGCAACATCCCTACACCATCAAGCTGCTCAACAGCCGCCCGCAACGGCAGATCGAAGCGATCGCCAACGACGCCGCGACCTTGCTGCAAACCTCGGGGCTGCGCGTGGAGTATCCGAAGAAACGCCCGGGTTGGCGCGGCTGGTTCGGCCATGAGCGCTACATCGCCCTGGAAGGTGCCGAAGTCTCGTTGAAGGCTGGTGAAACCATAGGCGTGGTCGGTGAATCCGGCTCGGGAAAATCGACCCTGGCCCAGGCCATTCTCAGCCTGATCCCGGTGCAGGGTGGTGAACTGGCATTCGACGGCATCCCTATCAGCCAGCGTACCCGACAACAGAAGCGTGCCTTGCGCGCCCGGTTGCAGGTGGTGTTCCAGGACCCGTACGGCTCGCTTTCGCCGCGGCAGACGGTGGCGCAGATCGTCGGCGAAGGACTGGCCCTGCACTTCCCCGAACTGAATGCCGCGCAACGCTTGCAGCGCATCGTCGAAGTGCTGGGCGAAGTCGGCCTGCCCACCAGCGCCCTGACCCGTTACCCCCACGAGTTTTCCGGCGGTCAGCGCCAGCGCATCGCCATTGCCCGGGCGTTGGTGCTCAAGCCGCGGGTGGTGGTGCTGGACGAGCCGACTTCGGCCCTCGACGTCTCGATCCAGAACCAGGTGCTGCAACTTCTGGTCAGCCTGCAGAAAAAACACGCCCTGAGTTATGTGCTGATCAGCCATGACCTGGCGGTGGTCAATGCCCTGGCGCACCGCCTGTATGTCATGAAGGACGGGGTGATCGTCGAGTCCGGGGACACTGCCAGCCTGATCGCCAATCCCCGGCACCCCTATACCCAACGTCTGGTTCAGGCCTCGTTGTAA
- a CDS encoding ABC transporter permease, translating into MTSQTVAPPSIWRRFWQRPPYLRAPVADTDLAPALTPGRRVWLRFKQHRLGYWSLIIFTSLYLLSLGGELISNDKPLLIYFQQHWYFPLFEDYPEAVFGGQLPIHADYNDPFIREQLAQPGNFALYPLNPYYYDTLNYFSNAVHYPGSPTAENLLGTDIAGYDIIARLLYGFRVSVTFGLALTFIGTVLGVLIGAVQGYFAGKIDLFTQRLIEVWGSLPELYLLIIFASIFEPSLILLCVLLSLFGWIYLSDFVRAEFLRNRQLEYVKAARAMGLSHAQIIWRHILPNSLTPVITFLPFRMSAAIMALASLDFLGLGVEAPAPSLGQLLLQGKENLDAWWIAVSAFGVLMLTLLLLTFMGEALRNALDTRIADKPLAENL; encoded by the coding sequence ATGACTTCGCAAACTGTTGCACCACCCTCGATCTGGCGCCGCTTCTGGCAGCGCCCACCCTACCTTCGGGCCCCGGTCGCGGATACCGACCTGGCCCCCGCCCTCACACCTGGCCGGCGCGTATGGTTGCGTTTCAAGCAGCACCGCCTGGGTTACTGGAGCCTGATCATTTTCACCTCGTTGTACCTGTTGAGCCTGGGGGGCGAGCTGATCAGCAACGACAAGCCGCTGCTGATCTATTTCCAGCAGCACTGGTATTTCCCGTTGTTCGAGGACTACCCGGAAGCGGTCTTCGGCGGCCAGTTGCCGATTCACGCCGACTACAACGACCCGTTTATCCGCGAGCAACTGGCACAGCCGGGGAACTTCGCGCTGTACCCGCTCAACCCCTATTACTACGACACCCTCAACTACTTCTCCAACGCCGTGCATTACCCCGGCTCACCCACCGCAGAAAATCTGCTGGGCACCGATATCGCCGGCTACGACATCATTGCCCGGCTGCTCTATGGCTTCCGGGTCTCGGTAACCTTCGGCCTGGCGCTGACCTTCATCGGCACGGTGCTCGGGGTGTTGATCGGCGCCGTGCAGGGTTACTTCGCCGGCAAGATTGACCTGTTCACCCAGCGCCTGATCGAGGTCTGGGGATCCCTGCCGGAGCTGTACCTGCTGATCATCTTCGCCTCGATCTTCGAGCCGAGCCTGATTCTGCTCTGCGTACTGCTGTCGCTGTTCGGCTGGATTTATCTGTCGGATTTCGTGCGTGCCGAGTTCCTGCGTAATCGTCAGCTGGAATACGTCAAGGCCGCGCGGGCCATGGGCCTGTCCCATGCCCAGATCATCTGGCGGCACATCCTGCCCAACAGCCTGACGCCGGTGATCACCTTCCTGCCGTTTCGCATGAGCGCGGCGATCATGGCGCTGGCCAGCCTGGACTTTCTCGGCCTGGGCGTCGAGGCACCGGCGCCGAGCCTTGGCCAGTTGCTGCTGCAGGGCAAGGAGAACCTCGATGCCTGGTGGATCGCCGTGTCGGCCTTCGGCGTGCTGATGCTGACCCTGTTGCTCCTGACCTTCATGGGTGAAGCCCTGCGCAACGCCCTTGATACCCGCATCGCCGACAAACCGCTGGCGGAGAACCTCTGA
- a CDS encoding LLM class flavin-dependent oxidoreductase, producing the protein MSHDNSKKRQLALNVFLHRFGHHPEAWRHPSSQGNGRLDLAWWINAAKLAEAAKFDTFFVADFIGRSGDITPQTGRSGQNYQFEPFTLLSAIAAVTEHIGLVATVNTNYDSPYHVARKFTSLDHLSGGRAGWNVVSSFSEHTAKNFGIDEPRSHEERYERAAEFIAVTKALWDTWDDDAFDNPDRQAGVFYETRSAHPVNHKGKYFDAEGLLDFPRPLQGYPVIVQAGNSETGLEFAAREAEMTYASAQSLDVAKAYYANLKGRMAKYGRDEDQLKITPGLSVVVAESDQEAQDRFNELQQLVDVSNISFGGFDLSGYPVDGPLPDLPYQAEANGKGRFQQQLDLARRENLSIRELVLRFRVSRGHLQAIGSVKTVADIIEQWFVERGADGFNVVPPYLPQGFEDFTRLVVPELQRRGIFRTEYEGKTFRENLGLKRPGNPRDTRSA; encoded by the coding sequence GTGAGCCACGACAACAGCAAAAAACGCCAACTGGCCCTGAACGTATTCCTCCACCGTTTCGGCCATCATCCCGAGGCCTGGCGCCACCCCAGTTCACAGGGCAACGGTCGCCTGGACCTGGCCTGGTGGATCAACGCCGCCAAGCTGGCCGAAGCCGCAAAGTTCGACACCTTTTTCGTCGCCGACTTCATCGGCCGTTCCGGTGACATCACCCCGCAGACTGGACGCAGCGGGCAAAACTATCAGTTCGAACCCTTTACCCTGTTATCCGCCATCGCCGCCGTGACCGAGCACATCGGCCTGGTGGCGACCGTCAATACGAACTACGACTCGCCCTACCATGTGGCGCGCAAGTTCACCTCCCTGGACCACCTGAGCGGCGGTCGCGCAGGCTGGAACGTGGTCTCGTCGTTTTCCGAGCACACCGCGAAGAATTTCGGCATCGACGAGCCGCGCTCCCACGAAGAACGATACGAGCGCGCCGCCGAATTCATCGCCGTCACCAAGGCCCTGTGGGACACCTGGGATGACGACGCTTTCGACAATCCGGATCGCCAGGCCGGGGTGTTCTACGAAACCCGTTCGGCACATCCGGTCAACCACAAGGGCAAGTACTTCGACGCCGAAGGACTGCTGGATTTCCCCCGCCCGCTCCAGGGTTACCCGGTCATCGTGCAGGCTGGCAACTCGGAAACCGGGCTCGAATTCGCCGCTCGCGAAGCGGAGATGACCTACGCCTCGGCCCAGTCGCTGGACGTGGCCAAAGCCTATTACGCCAACCTGAAAGGCCGCATGGCGAAATACGGACGCGACGAAGACCAGCTGAAAATCACCCCGGGCCTATCGGTGGTGGTCGCCGAGTCCGATCAGGAAGCCCAGGACCGTTTCAACGAACTGCAGCAGCTGGTGGACGTGAGCAACATCAGCTTTGGCGGCTTCGATCTGTCCGGCTACCCGGTGGACGGTCCCCTGCCCGACCTGCCCTACCAGGCAGAAGCCAACGGCAAGGGGCGATTCCAGCAACAACTGGACCTGGCTCGCCGGGAGAACCTGTCGATCCGTGAGCTGGTCCTGCGTTTCCGCGTCTCGCGCGGCCATCTCCAGGCCATCGGTTCGGTCAAGACCGTGGCCGACATCATCGAACAGTGGTTCGTCGAACGCGGCGCTGACGGCTTCAACGTGGTGCCGCCCTACTTGCCCCAGGGCTTCGAGGACTTCACCCGGCTGGTCGTCCCGGAACTGCAGCGACGCGGGATCTTCCGTACCGAATACGAAGGCAAGACCTTCCGCGAAAACCTCGGCCTGAAACGCCCGGGCAATCCTCGCGATACCCGCAGCGCTTGA
- a CDS encoding extracellular solute-binding protein, giving the protein MKVFRLPLLQPLNRLAQGMTFAAVLLGTASPASAAHAVAQFGTPKYPADFQYFDYVNPQAPKGGSLSMSLVATNSSFDKYNPYSLRGTPPPGLLELVFETLTINGLDEMNTQYGLLADDIQVAPDFGAVEFHLNPKARFSNGDPVTAADVLYSFQTLTGGKASPRFKAYFGEIERVVILDPLRVRFEFKRKGRDLSFIAGSLPVFSPKWGLQADGQTVAFDELRFEQPIASGPYRIDKAISGRSIVYRRNPDYWASDLPVRRGSFNFDSIDYKLYKDRDTQVAALRAGDYDFISETQMRYWCCQYIGKRFDKGELIKREFPHRNPPAMNGWVVNLRKERFQDPRVREALNYALDFEWINQKIFDNEFKRVDSFFANSPLAATGLPSADELKLLEPYRGQIPPEVFGPMLVQPSTKAPASVRQNLTKALDLFAAAGWHNRDGVLRNAKGEPFILEVAGTRAQSPFTDPIYLNLSKIGVVVKKRLTDAATSRKQMTHFEYDYTTLALREARMPGDELWRNFNSRDADRPGSENITGVKSAAVDGLIKNLLEADSLPAQQTAAHALDRVLMHSHYVIPWRYLDKHYFIYNQRLQQPQTLPLYYGANEWVIATWWDKTANPLTAKR; this is encoded by the coding sequence ATGAAAGTGTTCAGACTCCCGTTGTTGCAGCCCCTGAATCGCCTGGCCCAGGGCATGACGTTCGCCGCTGTGCTGCTGGGTACCGCGTCACCGGCTTCGGCGGCCCATGCGGTCGCGCAATTCGGCACGCCTAAATACCCGGCGGATTTCCAGTACTTCGATTATGTGAATCCCCAGGCACCCAAGGGTGGCAGCCTGTCCATGTCGCTGGTCGCCACCAACAGCAGCTTCGACAAATACAACCCTTACAGCCTGCGCGGCACGCCGCCGCCGGGGTTGCTGGAATTGGTGTTCGAAACCCTGACCATCAACGGCCTCGACGAAATGAATACCCAATACGGCTTGCTCGCCGACGATATCCAGGTGGCCCCGGACTTCGGCGCGGTGGAGTTTCACCTCAACCCCAAGGCGCGTTTCTCCAATGGCGATCCGGTGACCGCCGCCGACGTGCTGTATTCGTTCCAGACGCTCACCGGTGGCAAGGCCAGCCCGCGCTTCAAAGCCTACTTCGGCGAAATCGAGCGGGTGGTGATCCTGGACCCACTGCGGGTGCGTTTCGAGTTCAAGCGCAAGGGCCGTGACCTGTCGTTCATCGCCGGCAGCCTGCCGGTGTTCTCGCCCAAGTGGGGGTTGCAGGCCGACGGCCAGACCGTGGCGTTCGACGAACTGCGCTTCGAACAGCCGATCGCCAGCGGTCCCTACCGGATCGACAAGGCCATCAGCGGACGCAGCATCGTCTATCGACGCAATCCCGACTATTGGGCCAGCGACCTGCCGGTGCGCCGCGGTTCGTTCAACTTCGACAGCATCGACTACAAACTCTACAAGGACCGCGACACCCAGGTTGCAGCCCTGCGTGCCGGCGATTATGACTTCATCAGCGAAACCCAAATGCGCTACTGGTGCTGCCAATACATCGGCAAGCGCTTCGATAAAGGCGAGTTGATCAAGCGTGAGTTCCCCCATCGCAACCCGCCGGCCATGAATGGCTGGGTGGTCAACCTGCGCAAGGAGCGCTTCCAGGACCCGCGAGTGCGCGAGGCGCTGAACTACGCCCTGGACTTCGAATGGATCAACCAGAAGATTTTCGATAACGAGTTCAAGCGGGTCGACAGCTTTTTCGCCAACAGCCCGTTGGCCGCCACGGGTTTGCCCAGTGCCGACGAGCTGAAGCTGCTGGAGCCTTACCGTGGGCAGATACCGCCGGAGGTGTTCGGCCCGATGCTGGTGCAGCCGTCGACCAAGGCGCCGGCCAGCGTCCGGCAGAACCTGACCAAGGCCCTGGACCTGTTTGCCGCCGCCGGTTGGCATAACCGCGACGGCGTGTTGCGCAACGCCAAGGGCGAGCCGTTCATTCTCGAAGTGGCCGGCACCCGCGCGCAAAGCCCCTTTACCGATCCGATCTACCTCAACCTGAGCAAGATCGGCGTGGTGGTGAAGAAGCGCCTGACCGACGCCGCCACCAGCCGCAAACAGATGACCCATTTCGAATACGACTACACCACCCTCGCCTTGCGTGAGGCGCGCATGCCCGGTGACGAACTGTGGCGCAACTTCAACAGCCGGGATGCCGATCGGCCGGGGTCGGAAAATATCACCGGAGTGAAGTCCGCGGCAGTCGACGGCCTGATCAAGAACCTGCTCGAAGCCGACAGCCTGCCAGCGCAACAGACCGCCGCCCATGCCCTCGACCGGGTGCTGATGCACAGCCACTACGTGATCCCCTGGCGCTACCTGGACAAGCACTACTTCATCTACAACCAGCGCCTGCAACAGCCGCAAACCCTGCCGCTGTATTACGGCGCCAACGAGTGGGTGATCGCCACCTGGTGGGACAAGACCGCCAATCCCCTGACCGCCAAACGCTGA
- a CDS encoding microcin C ABC transporter permease YejB, with product MLYYLLTRLLAMIPTLFGVLTLTFLVTQFVPGGPVEQVLSNLDQQSARSGAEGGVASSGWSYSGRQGIDEQQVVHLTRQYGFDQPVGERYVMMLKNFLQFDLGQSYFRNESVWELIKSKLGVSVSLGIWTFVLTYLISVPLGVAKAVRAGSRFDLISSLLILAGYSIPGFVLGVLLIVLFGGGSFWDVFPLRGLTSDNWDELSSIGKFTDYLWHITLPVAASVISTFALKTLLTKNTFLEEISRQYVLTARAKGLSERRVLWKHVFRNALLPLVTGFPGAFIAAFFTGSLLIETLFSLDGLGLLSYESINSRDYPVVLGSLYLLTLIGLLTKLVGDIAYVLVDPRIKFDAQVA from the coding sequence ATGCTGTATTACCTGTTGACTCGCCTGCTGGCGATGATCCCCACGCTGTTCGGGGTCCTGACCCTGACGTTCCTGGTCACGCAATTCGTCCCGGGCGGTCCGGTCGAGCAAGTGCTGAGCAACCTCGACCAGCAGAGCGCCCGCTCCGGTGCCGAAGGTGGCGTGGCCAGCAGCGGCTGGAGCTACAGCGGGCGCCAGGGCATCGACGAACAACAGGTGGTGCACCTGACGCGCCAGTACGGTTTCGATCAACCGGTCGGCGAGCGCTACGTGATGATGCTGAAGAACTTCCTGCAGTTCGACCTGGGGCAAAGTTACTTTCGCAACGAGAGCGTCTGGGAGCTGATCAAGTCCAAGCTCGGGGTCTCGGTGTCTTTGGGGATCTGGACCTTTGTCCTGACCTACCTGATCTCGGTGCCGCTGGGCGTGGCCAAGGCGGTGCGCGCCGGCAGCCGCTTCGACCTGATCAGCAGCCTGCTGATTCTCGCCGGCTATTCGATCCCCGGTTTCGTCCTCGGCGTGCTGTTGATCGTGCTGTTCGGCGGCGGTTCGTTCTGGGACGTGTTCCCGCTGCGCGGCCTGACTTCGGACAACTGGGACGAACTGAGCAGCATCGGCAAATTCACCGACTACCTGTGGCACATCACCTTGCCGGTCGCGGCCTCGGTGATCAGCACCTTCGCCCTGAAAACCCTGCTGACGAAAAACACCTTCCTCGAGGAAATCAGTCGGCAGTACGTGCTCACCGCCCGGGCCAAAGGTCTCTCGGAACGCCGGGTGTTGTGGAAGCACGTTTTTCGCAATGCCTTGCTGCCGCTGGTGACCGGTTTTCCCGGCGCCTTCATCGCGGCCTTTTTCACCGGCAGCCTGCTGATCGAAACCCTGTTCTCCCTGGACGGGCTGGGCCTGCTGTCCTACGAGTCGATCAACAGCCGTGACTACCCGGTTGTCCTGGGCAGCCTCTACCTGCTCACGCTGATCGGCCTGCTGACCAAGCTGGTGGGCGACATCGCCTATGTGCTGGTGGACCCACGGATCAAATTCGACGCCCAGGTGGCCTGA